In the Acropora muricata isolate sample 2 chromosome 1, ASM3666990v1, whole genome shotgun sequence genome, one interval contains:
- the LOC136931795 gene encoding hemicentin-1-like isoform X2, with product MTPTRVAETIVFCCLLLLKQSAGYSAGTEFKITPPSKIYATLGSDVHFRWKLSFGNDQDRKDFDGIVWGHMDERQKIINKYISMSHQGKPHPNTGLPKSLLDRLTVSANLTQTFCNVEFVLKNFTVDDTNPTYGCIAEVYGDFIRDGPIDLGIAVSPKITRRSSTTVDVDEGNNLDLMCEANGKPAPSIAWTKSGTTLQTGSGTNTLQLTNIQRSGGGNYVCTAKNMAGSASFNVLVRIVRYRPFINNTASSPIMVKSLQNHTATLKCAANANPAATFAWYKDDRPISSGFSSEHDASTLTLMPNTTGDFGLYACKVTNSQGTTWHNVTLEQLRYSAGTTFIINPPSKVYATLGSDVHFRWKLSFGNDQDRKDFDGIVWGHMDERKKIINRYISISQQGKPHPNTGLPKSLLDRLTVSANLTQTFCNVEFMLKNFTVDDTNPTYGCIAEVYGDFIRDGPIDLGIAVSPKITRRSSTTVDVDEGNNLDLMCEANGKPAPSIAWTKSGTTLQTGSGTNTLQLTNIQRSGGGNYVCTAKNMAGSASFNVLVQIVRYRPFINNTASSPIMVKSLQNHTATLKCAANANPAATFAWYKDDRPISSGFSSEHDASTLTLMPNTTGDFGLYACKVTNSQGTTWHNVTLEQLRYSAGTTFIINPPSKVYATLGSDVHFRWKLSFGNDQDRKDFDGIVWGHMDERKKIINRYISISQQGKPHPNTGLPKSLLDRLTVSANLTQTFCNVEFVLKNFTVDDTNPTYGCIVEVYGDFIRDDPIDLGIAVSPKITRRSSTTVDVDEGNNLDLMCEANGKPAPSIAWTKSGTTLQTGSGTNTLQLTNIQRSGGGNYVCTAKNMAGSASFNVLVRIVRYRPFINNTASSPIMVKSLQNHTATLKCAANANPAATFAWYKDDRPISSGFSSEHDASTLTLMPNTTGDFGLYACKVTNSQGTTWHNVTLEQLRYSAGTEFKITPPSKIYATLGSDVHFRWKLSFGNDQDRKDFDGIVWGHMDERQKIINKYISMSHQGKPHPNTGLLKSLLDRLTVSANLTQTFCNVEFVLKNFTVDDTNPTYGCIAEVYGDFIRDGPIDLGIAVSPKITRRSSTTVDVDEGNNLDLMCEANGKPAPSIAWTKSGTTLQTGSGTNTLQLTNIQRSGGGNYVCTAKNMAGSSSFNVLVRIVRYRPFINNTASSPIMVKSLQNHTATLKCAANANPAATFAWYKDDRPISSGFSSEHDASTLTLMPNTTGDFGLYACKVTNSQGTTWHNVTLEQLRYSAGTKFIINPPSKVYATLGSDVHFRWKLSFGNDQDRKDFDGIVWGHMDEREKIINRYISISQQGKPHPNTGLPKSLLDRLTVSANLTQTFCNVEFVLKNFIADDTKTTYGCTAEVYGDFVRDGPIDLGIAVSPKITRRSSTTVDVDEGNDLDLMCEANGQPVPSIAWTKCCTTLQTGSGTNKLQLTNIQRSGGGNYVCTAKNMAGSASFNVLVRIVRYRPFINNTASSPIMVKSLQNHAATLKCAANANPAATFAWYKDDRPISSGFSSEHDASTLTLIPNTTGDFGLYACKVTNSQGTTWHNVTLEQLLIYSDLRASRGQDIEAAAGGKDQQIEHQNSCLIKTDF from the exons atgacTCCAACAAGAGTGGCGgaaactattgttttttgttgtctTCTCCTTCTCAAACAGTCTGCAG GATATTCTGCAGGAACAGAATTTAAAATTACACCTCCATCAAAAATTTATGCAACATTAGGCAGTGACGTTCATTTTCGGTGGAAGTTATCATTTGGAAATGACCAGGACAGAAAAGATTTCGATGGTATCGTTTGGGGACATATGGATGAACGTCAAAAAATAATCAACAAATACATCTCAATGTCACATCAAGGGAAACCACACCCAAATACAGGGCTTCCTAAAAGTTTACTAGATAGACTAACTGTCTCTGCGAACCTCACCCAAACGTTCTGCAACGTGGAGTTCGTGTTGAAGAATTTTACCGTTGACGATACAAACCCAACTTACGGCTGTATTGCGGAAGTATACGGCGACTTTATCAGGGATGGTCCCATTGATCTTGGCATTGCAG TTTCTCCAAAAATTACTCGTCGATCAAGCACAACCGTGGATGTTGACGAAGGCAACAACCTCGACTTAATGTGCGAAGCAAACGGAAAGCCTGCGCCGTCAATAGCATGGACAAAAAGCGGTACAACGCTACAGACAGGCAGTGGAACCAACACGCTTCAGCTAACTAACATCCAACGCAGTGGTGGAGGAAACTACGTCTGCACAGCAAAAAACATGGCCGGATCTGCTTCTTTCAATGTTCTTGTGCGAATAGTGAGAT aTCGGCCCTTTATCAATAACACTGCTTCTTCACCTATTATGGTAAAATCATTGCAAAATCACACAGCAACATTAAAGTGTGCTGCCAACGCCAATCCTGCCGCAACGTTCGCCTGGTATAAAGACGATCGACCAATCTCGAGCGGTTTCAGTTCTGAGCATGACGCGAGCACATTGACGTTGATGCCAAACACAACGGGAGACTTTGGCCTTTACGCGTGTAAAGTTACGAACAGTCAAGGGACAACATGGCACAATGTCACACTGGAACAGCTtc GATATTCTGCAGGAACAACATTTATAATTAACCCTCCATCAAAAGTTTATGCGACATTAGGCAGTGACGTTCATTTTCGGTGGAAGTTATCATTTGGAAATGACCAGGACAGAAAAGATTTCGATGGTATCGTTTGGGGACATATGGATGAACGTAAAAAAATAATCAACAGATACATCTCAATATCACAACAAGGGAAACCACACCCAAATACAGGGCTTCCTAAAAGTTTACTAGATAGACTAACTGTCTCTGCGAACCTCACCCAAACGTTCTGCAACGTGGAGTTCATGTTGAAGAATTTTACCGTTGACGATACAAACCCAACTTACGGCTGTATTGCGGAAGTATACGGCGACTTTATCAGGGATGGTCCCATTGATCTTGGCATTGCAG TTTCTCCAAAAATTACTCGTCGATCAAGCACAACCGTGGATGTTGACGAAGGCAACAACCTCGACTTAATGTGCGAAGCAAACGGAAAGCCTGCGCCGTCAATAGCATGGACAAAAAGCGGTACAACGCTACAGACAGGCAGTGGAACCAACACGCTTCAGCTAACTAACATCCAACGCAGTGGTGGAGGAAACTACGTCTGCACAGCAAAAAACATGGCCGGATCTGCTTCTTTCAATGTTCTTGTGCAAATAGTGAGAT aTCGGCCCTTTATCAATAACACTGCTTCTTCACCTATTATGGTAAAATCATTGCAAAATCACACAGCAACATTAAAGTGTGCTGCCAACGCCAATCCTGCCGCAACGTTCGCCTGGTATAAAGACGATCGACCAATCTCGAGCGGTTTCAGTTCTGAGCATGACGCGAGCACATTGACGTTGATGCCAAACACAACGGGAGACTTTGGCCTTTACGCGTGTAAAGTTACGAACAGTCAAGGGACAACATGGCACAATGTCACACTGGAACAGCTtc GATATTCTGCAGGAACAACATTTATAATTAACCCTCCATCAAAAGTTTATGCGACATTAGGCAGTGACGTTCATTTTCGGTGGAAGTTATCATTTGGAAATGACCAGGACAGAAAAGATTTCGATGGTATCGTTTGGGGACATATGGATGAACGTAAAAAAATAATCAACAGATACATCTCAATATCACAACAAGGGAAACCACACCCAAATACAGGGCTTCCTAAAAGTTTACTAGATAGACTAACTGTCTCTGCGAACCTCACCCAAACGTTCTGCAACGTGGAGTTCGTGTTGAAGAATTTTACCGTTGACGATACAAACCCAACTTACGGCTGTATTGTGGAAGTATACGGCGACTTTATCAGGGATGATCCCATTGATCTTGGCATTGCAG tttctcCAAAAATTACTCGTCGATCAAGCACAACCGTGGATGTTGACGAAGGCAACAACCTCGACTTAATGTGCGAAGCAAACGGAAAGCCTGCGCCGTCAATAGCATGGACAAAAAGCGGTACAACGCTACAGACAGGCAGTGGAACCAACACGCTTCAGCTAACTAACATCCAACGCAGTGGTGGAGGAAACTACGTCTGCACAGCAAAAAACATGGCCGGATCTGCTTCTTTCAATGTTCTTGTGCGAATAGTGAGAT aTCGGCCCTTTATCAATAACACTGCTTCTTCACCTATTATGGTAAAATCATTGCAAAATCACACAGCAACATTAAAGTGTGCTGCCAACGCCAATCCTGCCGCAACGTTCGCCTGGTATAAAGACGATCGACCAATCTCGAGCGGTTTCAGTTCTGAGCATGACGCGAGCACATTGACGTTGATGCCAAACACAACGGGAGACTTTGGCCTTTACGCGTGTAAAGTTACGAACAGTCAAGGGACAACATGGCACAATGTCACACTGGAACAGCTtc GATATTCTGCAGGAACAGAATTTAAAATTACACCTCCATCAAAAATTTATGCAACATTAGGCAGTGACGTTCATTTTCGGTGGAAGTTATCATTTGGAAATGACCAGGACAGAAAAGATTTCGATGGTATCGTTTGGGGACATATGGATGAACGTCAAAAAATAATCAACAAATACATCTCAATGTCACATCAAGGGAAACCACACCCAAATACAGGGCTTCTTAAAAGTTTACTAGATAGACTAACTGTCTCTGCGAACCTCACCCAAACGTTCTGCAACGTGGAGTTCGTGTTGAAGAATTTTACCGTTGACGATACAAACCCAACTTACGGCTGTATTGCGGAAGTATACGGCGACTTTATCAGGGATGGTCCCATTGATCTTGGCATTGCAG TTTCTCCAAAAATTACTCGTCGATCAAGCACAACCGTGGATGTTGACGAAGGCAACAACCTCGACTTAATGTGCGAAGCAAACGGAAAGCCTGCGCCGTCAATAGCATGGACAAAAAGCGGTACAACGCTACAGACAGGCAGTGGAACCAACACGCTTCAGCTAACTAACATCCAACGCAGTGGTGGAGGAAACTACGTCTGCACAGCAAAAAACATGGCCGGATCTTCTTCTTTCAATGTTCTTGTGCGAATAGTGAGAT aTCGGCCCTTTATCAATAACACTGCTTCTTCACCTATTATGGTAAAATCATTGCAAAATCACACAGCAACATTAAAGTGTGCTGCCAACGCCAATCCTGCCGCAACGTTCGCCTGGTATAAAGACGATCGACCAATCTCGAGCGGTTTCAGTTCTGAGCATGACGCGAGCACATTGACGTTGATGCCAAACACAACGGGAGACTTTGGCCTTTACGCGTGTAAAGTTACGAACAGTCAAGGGACAACATGGCACAATGTCACACTGGAACAGCTtc GATATTCTGCAGGaacaaaatttataattaaCCCTCCATCAAAAGTTTATGCGACATTAGGCAGTGACGTTCATTTTCGGTGGAAGTTATCATTTGGAAATGACCAGGACAGAAAAGATTTCGATGGTATCGTTTGGGGACATATGGATGAACGTGAAAAAATAATCAACAGATACATCTCAATATCACAACAAGGGAAACCACACCCAAATACAGGGCTTCCTAAAAGTTTACTAGATAGACTAACTGTCTCTGCGAACCTCACCCAAACGTTCTGCAACGTGGAGTTCGTGTTGAAGAATTTTATCGCTGACGATACAAAGACAACTTACGGCTGTACTGCGGAAGTATACGGCGACTTTGTCAGGGATGGTCCCATTGATCTTGGCATTGCAG tttctcCAAAAATTACTCGTCGATCAAGCACAACCGTGGATGTTGACGAAGGCAACGACCTCGATTTAATGTGCGAAGCAAACGGACAGCCTGTGCCGTCAATAGCATGGACAAAATGCTGTACAACGCTACAGACAGGCAGTGGAACCAACAAGCTTCAGCTAACTAACATCCAACGCAGTGGTGGAGGAAACTACGTCTGCACAGCAAAAAACATGGCCGGATCTGCTTCTTTCAATGTTCTTGTGCGAATAGTGAGAT aTCGGCCCTTTATCAATAACACTGCTTCTTCACCTATTATGGTAAAATCATTGCAAAATCACGCAGCAACATTAAAGTGTGCTGCCAACGCCAATCCTGCCGCAACGTTCGCCTGGTATAAAGACGATCGACCAATCTCGAGCGGTTTCAGTTCTGAGCATGACGCAAGCACATTGACGTTGATACCAAACACAACGGGAGACTTTGGCCTTTACGCGTGTAAAGTTACGAACAGTCAAGGGACAACATGGCACAATGTCACACTGGAACAGCTtc
- the LOC136931795 gene encoding hemicentin-1-like isoform X1 — MTPTRVAETIVFCCLLLLKQSAGYSAGTEFKITPPSKIYATLGSDVHFRWKLSFGNDQDRKDFDGIVWGHMDERQKIINKYISMSHQGKPHPNTGLPKSLLDRLTVSANLTQTFCNVEFVLKNFTVDDTNPTYGCIAEVYGDFIRDGPIDLGIAVSPKITRRSSTTVDVDEGNNLDLMCEANGKPAPSIAWTKSGTTLQTGSGTNTLQLTNIQRSGGGNYVCTAKNMAGSASFNVLVRIVRYRPFINNTASSPIMVKSLQNHTATLKCAANANPAATFAWYKDDRPISSGFSSEHDASTLTLMPNTTGDFGLYACKVTNSQGTTWHNVTLEQLRYSAGTTFIINPPSKVYATLGSDVHFRWKLSFGNDQDRKDFDGIVWGHMDERKKIINRYISISQQGKPHPNTGLPKSLLDRLTVSANLTQTFCNVEFMLKNFTVDDTNPTYGCIAEVYGDFIRDGPIDLGIAVSPKITRRSSTTVDVDEGNNLDLMCEANGKPAPSIAWTKSGTTLQTGSGTNTLQLTNIQRSGGGNYVCTAKNMAGSASFNVLVQIVRYRPFINNTASSPIMVKSLQNHTATLKCAANANPAATFAWYKDDRPISSGFSSEHDASTLTLMPNTTGDFGLYACKVTNSQGTTWHNVTLEQLRYSAGTTFIINPPSKVYATLGSDVHFRWKLSFGNDQDRKDFDGIVWGHMDERKKIINRYISISQQGKPHPNTGLPKSLLDRLTVSANLTQTFCNVEFVLKNFTVDDTNPTYGCIVEVYGDFIRDDPIDLGIAVSPKITRRSSTTVDVDEGNNLDLMCEANGKPAPSIAWTKSGTTLQTGSGTNTLQLTNIQRSGGGNYVCTAKNMAGSASFNVLVRIVRYRPFINNTASSPIMVKSLQNHTATLKCAANANPAATFAWYKDDRPISSGFSSEHDASTLTLMPNTTGDFGLYACKVTNSQGTTWHNVTLEQLRYSAGTEFKITPPSKIYATLGSDVHFRWKLSFGNDQDRKDFDGIVWGHMDERQKIINKYISMSHQGKPHPNTGLLKSLLDRLTVSANLTQTFCNVEFVLKNFTVDDTNPTYGCIAEVYGDFIRDGPIDLGIAVSPKITRRSSTTVDVDEGNNLDLMCEANGKPAPSIAWTKSGTTLQTGSGTNTLQLTNIQRSGGGNYVCTAKNMAGSSSFNVLVRIVRYRPFINNTASSPIMVKSLQNHTATLKCAANANPAATFAWYKDDRPISSGFSSEHDASTLTLMPNTTGDFGLYACKVTNSQGTTWHNVTLEQLRYSAGTKFIINPPSKVYATLGSDVHFRWKLSFGNDQDRKDFDGIVWGHMDEREKIINRYISISQQGKPHPNTGLPKSLLDRLTVSANLTQTFCNVEFVLKNFIADDTKTTYGCTAEVYGDFVRDGPIDLGIAVSPKITRRSSTTVDVDEGNDLDLMCEANGQPVPSIAWTKCCTTLQTGSGTNKLQLTNIQRSGGGNYVCTAKNMAGSASFNVLVRIVRYRPFINNTASSPIMVKSLQNHAATLKCAANANPAATFAWYKDDRPISSGFSSEHDASTLTLIPNTTGDFGLYACKVTNSQGTTWHNVTLEQLRKLKKKSHFDARFKRTQSDQYKKKRKPIENVEQRPLTRAEAETLANFSREKFALCIPSSATTALSTLCQGRLHVHIYIYIYINIYV; from the exons atgacTCCAACAAGAGTGGCGgaaactattgttttttgttgtctTCTCCTTCTCAAACAGTCTGCAG GATATTCTGCAGGAACAGAATTTAAAATTACACCTCCATCAAAAATTTATGCAACATTAGGCAGTGACGTTCATTTTCGGTGGAAGTTATCATTTGGAAATGACCAGGACAGAAAAGATTTCGATGGTATCGTTTGGGGACATATGGATGAACGTCAAAAAATAATCAACAAATACATCTCAATGTCACATCAAGGGAAACCACACCCAAATACAGGGCTTCCTAAAAGTTTACTAGATAGACTAACTGTCTCTGCGAACCTCACCCAAACGTTCTGCAACGTGGAGTTCGTGTTGAAGAATTTTACCGTTGACGATACAAACCCAACTTACGGCTGTATTGCGGAAGTATACGGCGACTTTATCAGGGATGGTCCCATTGATCTTGGCATTGCAG TTTCTCCAAAAATTACTCGTCGATCAAGCACAACCGTGGATGTTGACGAAGGCAACAACCTCGACTTAATGTGCGAAGCAAACGGAAAGCCTGCGCCGTCAATAGCATGGACAAAAAGCGGTACAACGCTACAGACAGGCAGTGGAACCAACACGCTTCAGCTAACTAACATCCAACGCAGTGGTGGAGGAAACTACGTCTGCACAGCAAAAAACATGGCCGGATCTGCTTCTTTCAATGTTCTTGTGCGAATAGTGAGAT aTCGGCCCTTTATCAATAACACTGCTTCTTCACCTATTATGGTAAAATCATTGCAAAATCACACAGCAACATTAAAGTGTGCTGCCAACGCCAATCCTGCCGCAACGTTCGCCTGGTATAAAGACGATCGACCAATCTCGAGCGGTTTCAGTTCTGAGCATGACGCGAGCACATTGACGTTGATGCCAAACACAACGGGAGACTTTGGCCTTTACGCGTGTAAAGTTACGAACAGTCAAGGGACAACATGGCACAATGTCACACTGGAACAGCTtc GATATTCTGCAGGAACAACATTTATAATTAACCCTCCATCAAAAGTTTATGCGACATTAGGCAGTGACGTTCATTTTCGGTGGAAGTTATCATTTGGAAATGACCAGGACAGAAAAGATTTCGATGGTATCGTTTGGGGACATATGGATGAACGTAAAAAAATAATCAACAGATACATCTCAATATCACAACAAGGGAAACCACACCCAAATACAGGGCTTCCTAAAAGTTTACTAGATAGACTAACTGTCTCTGCGAACCTCACCCAAACGTTCTGCAACGTGGAGTTCATGTTGAAGAATTTTACCGTTGACGATACAAACCCAACTTACGGCTGTATTGCGGAAGTATACGGCGACTTTATCAGGGATGGTCCCATTGATCTTGGCATTGCAG TTTCTCCAAAAATTACTCGTCGATCAAGCACAACCGTGGATGTTGACGAAGGCAACAACCTCGACTTAATGTGCGAAGCAAACGGAAAGCCTGCGCCGTCAATAGCATGGACAAAAAGCGGTACAACGCTACAGACAGGCAGTGGAACCAACACGCTTCAGCTAACTAACATCCAACGCAGTGGTGGAGGAAACTACGTCTGCACAGCAAAAAACATGGCCGGATCTGCTTCTTTCAATGTTCTTGTGCAAATAGTGAGAT aTCGGCCCTTTATCAATAACACTGCTTCTTCACCTATTATGGTAAAATCATTGCAAAATCACACAGCAACATTAAAGTGTGCTGCCAACGCCAATCCTGCCGCAACGTTCGCCTGGTATAAAGACGATCGACCAATCTCGAGCGGTTTCAGTTCTGAGCATGACGCGAGCACATTGACGTTGATGCCAAACACAACGGGAGACTTTGGCCTTTACGCGTGTAAAGTTACGAACAGTCAAGGGACAACATGGCACAATGTCACACTGGAACAGCTtc GATATTCTGCAGGAACAACATTTATAATTAACCCTCCATCAAAAGTTTATGCGACATTAGGCAGTGACGTTCATTTTCGGTGGAAGTTATCATTTGGAAATGACCAGGACAGAAAAGATTTCGATGGTATCGTTTGGGGACATATGGATGAACGTAAAAAAATAATCAACAGATACATCTCAATATCACAACAAGGGAAACCACACCCAAATACAGGGCTTCCTAAAAGTTTACTAGATAGACTAACTGTCTCTGCGAACCTCACCCAAACGTTCTGCAACGTGGAGTTCGTGTTGAAGAATTTTACCGTTGACGATACAAACCCAACTTACGGCTGTATTGTGGAAGTATACGGCGACTTTATCAGGGATGATCCCATTGATCTTGGCATTGCAG tttctcCAAAAATTACTCGTCGATCAAGCACAACCGTGGATGTTGACGAAGGCAACAACCTCGACTTAATGTGCGAAGCAAACGGAAAGCCTGCGCCGTCAATAGCATGGACAAAAAGCGGTACAACGCTACAGACAGGCAGTGGAACCAACACGCTTCAGCTAACTAACATCCAACGCAGTGGTGGAGGAAACTACGTCTGCACAGCAAAAAACATGGCCGGATCTGCTTCTTTCAATGTTCTTGTGCGAATAGTGAGAT aTCGGCCCTTTATCAATAACACTGCTTCTTCACCTATTATGGTAAAATCATTGCAAAATCACACAGCAACATTAAAGTGTGCTGCCAACGCCAATCCTGCCGCAACGTTCGCCTGGTATAAAGACGATCGACCAATCTCGAGCGGTTTCAGTTCTGAGCATGACGCGAGCACATTGACGTTGATGCCAAACACAACGGGAGACTTTGGCCTTTACGCGTGTAAAGTTACGAACAGTCAAGGGACAACATGGCACAATGTCACACTGGAACAGCTtc GATATTCTGCAGGAACAGAATTTAAAATTACACCTCCATCAAAAATTTATGCAACATTAGGCAGTGACGTTCATTTTCGGTGGAAGTTATCATTTGGAAATGACCAGGACAGAAAAGATTTCGATGGTATCGTTTGGGGACATATGGATGAACGTCAAAAAATAATCAACAAATACATCTCAATGTCACATCAAGGGAAACCACACCCAAATACAGGGCTTCTTAAAAGTTTACTAGATAGACTAACTGTCTCTGCGAACCTCACCCAAACGTTCTGCAACGTGGAGTTCGTGTTGAAGAATTTTACCGTTGACGATACAAACCCAACTTACGGCTGTATTGCGGAAGTATACGGCGACTTTATCAGGGATGGTCCCATTGATCTTGGCATTGCAG TTTCTCCAAAAATTACTCGTCGATCAAGCACAACCGTGGATGTTGACGAAGGCAACAACCTCGACTTAATGTGCGAAGCAAACGGAAAGCCTGCGCCGTCAATAGCATGGACAAAAAGCGGTACAACGCTACAGACAGGCAGTGGAACCAACACGCTTCAGCTAACTAACATCCAACGCAGTGGTGGAGGAAACTACGTCTGCACAGCAAAAAACATGGCCGGATCTTCTTCTTTCAATGTTCTTGTGCGAATAGTGAGAT aTCGGCCCTTTATCAATAACACTGCTTCTTCACCTATTATGGTAAAATCATTGCAAAATCACACAGCAACATTAAAGTGTGCTGCCAACGCCAATCCTGCCGCAACGTTCGCCTGGTATAAAGACGATCGACCAATCTCGAGCGGTTTCAGTTCTGAGCATGACGCGAGCACATTGACGTTGATGCCAAACACAACGGGAGACTTTGGCCTTTACGCGTGTAAAGTTACGAACAGTCAAGGGACAACATGGCACAATGTCACACTGGAACAGCTtc GATATTCTGCAGGaacaaaatttataattaaCCCTCCATCAAAAGTTTATGCGACATTAGGCAGTGACGTTCATTTTCGGTGGAAGTTATCATTTGGAAATGACCAGGACAGAAAAGATTTCGATGGTATCGTTTGGGGACATATGGATGAACGTGAAAAAATAATCAACAGATACATCTCAATATCACAACAAGGGAAACCACACCCAAATACAGGGCTTCCTAAAAGTTTACTAGATAGACTAACTGTCTCTGCGAACCTCACCCAAACGTTCTGCAACGTGGAGTTCGTGTTGAAGAATTTTATCGCTGACGATACAAAGACAACTTACGGCTGTACTGCGGAAGTATACGGCGACTTTGTCAGGGATGGTCCCATTGATCTTGGCATTGCAG tttctcCAAAAATTACTCGTCGATCAAGCACAACCGTGGATGTTGACGAAGGCAACGACCTCGATTTAATGTGCGAAGCAAACGGACAGCCTGTGCCGTCAATAGCATGGACAAAATGCTGTACAACGCTACAGACAGGCAGTGGAACCAACAAGCTTCAGCTAACTAACATCCAACGCAGTGGTGGAGGAAACTACGTCTGCACAGCAAAAAACATGGCCGGATCTGCTTCTTTCAATGTTCTTGTGCGAATAGTGAGAT aTCGGCCCTTTATCAATAACACTGCTTCTTCACCTATTATGGTAAAATCATTGCAAAATCACGCAGCAACATTAAAGTGTGCTGCCAACGCCAATCCTGCCGCAACGTTCGCCTGGTATAAAGACGATCGACCAATCTCGAGCGGTTTCAGTTCTGAGCATGACGCAAGCACATTGACGTTGATACCAAACACAACGGGAGACTTTGGCCTTTACGCGTGTAAAGTTACGAACAGTCAAGGGACAACATGGCACAATGTCACACTGGAACAGCTtcgtaagttaaaaaaaaaaagtcactttgACGCTAGGTTTAAAAGAACTCAGTCTGAccagtataaaaaaaaaagaaaacctatAGAAAACGTAGAGCAAAGACCCCTGACGAGGGCAGAAGCCGAAACGCTTGCGAACTTTTCTCGAGAAAAGTTCgccttatgtatacctagctctgccaccacagcattgagcactttatgccaaggtagactccacgtccatatttatatatatatatatataaatatatatgtataa